In Zonotrichia leucophrys gambelii isolate GWCS_2022_RI chromosome 8, RI_Zleu_2.0, whole genome shotgun sequence, one genomic interval encodes:
- the EPHX4 gene encoding epoxide hydrolase 4, with amino-acid sequence MARPGAACPPPARRVMVAARALLFWALVYSYCGVCACIAGLRLLWSIGRRPGETFRWVVRENPPACLNDPSLGTHCYVRIKDSGLRFHYVAAGERGKPLMLLLHGFPEFWYSWRHQLREFKSEYRVVALDLRGYGETDAPPHKENYKLDCLIADIKDILESLGYNKCVLIGHDWGGMIAWLVAICYPEMVTKLIVVNFPHPSVFTEYILRHPSQLIKSGYFFFFQMPWFPEFMFTLNDFKVLKSLFTSQATGIGRKGCRLTAEDIEAYLYVFSQPGALTGPINHYRTLFSCLPLQNHEIIMPTLLLWGERDAFMEVEMAEITRIYVKNHFRLTILSEASHWLQQDQPDIVNKLIWTFLKEETKRKRE; translated from the exons aTGGCGAGACCCGGCGCTGCGTGCCCTCCGCCCGCCCGCCGGGTGATGGTGGCCGCGCGGGCGCTGCTCTTCTGGGCGTTGGTTTACAGCTACTGCGGGGTGTGCGCCTGCATCGCCGGGCTGCGGCTGCTCTGGAGCATCGGCCGGCGCCCGGGCGAGACCTTCCGCTGGGTGGTGCGGGAGAACCCCCCCGCCTGCCTCAACGacccctccctgggcacccacTGCTACGTCCGCATCAAG GATTCTGGGCTACGATTCCACTATGTGGCTGCTGGAGAAAGGGGCAAACCACTCATGTTGCTGCTTCATGGCTTTCCAGAATTCTG GTATTCTTGGCGCCATCAATTGCGGGAATTTAAAAGTGAATATCGAGTGGTGGCCCTGGATTTGAGAGGTTATGGAGAAACAGATGCTCCTCCtcacaaagaaaattacaaGTTAGATTGCCTGATAGCAGACATAAAGGATATTTTGGAATCTCTAG GATACAACAAGTGTGTGTTGATTGGCCATGACTGGGGAGGAATGATTGCTTGGTTAGTGGCCATATGTTACCCTGAAATGGTGACTAAGCTGATTGTGGTTAATTTCCCTCATCCTTCTGTATTTACAG aataCATTCTACGACATCCATCACAATTGATTAAATCTGGTTActtcttctttttccaaatGCCATGGTTTCCTGAATTCATGTTTACACTAAATGATTTCAAG GTTCTGAAAAGTTTGTTTACCAGCCAAGCCACTGGAATTGGAAGGAAAGGCTGCAGATTAACTGCAGAGGATATTGAAGCTTATCTCTATGTCTTTTCACAACCCGGAGCATTAACAGGACCCATTAACCATTACAGAACTCTTTTCAG ctgCCTGCCTCTGCAGAACCATGAAATCATCATGCCAACCCTGCTGTTATGGGGAGAAAGAGATGCATTTATGGAAGTTGAGATGGCAGAAATTACAAGGATTTATGTTAAAAATCATTTCAGATTAACTATTTTGTCAGAAGCCAGTCATTGGCTCCAGCAGGATCAACCTGACATAGTGAACAAGTTGATATGGACCTTTCTTAAGgaagagacaaaaagaaaaagagaatga